Proteins co-encoded in one Jeotgalibacillus malaysiensis genomic window:
- a CDS encoding glucokinase, producing the protein MKAEFIFGVDIGGTTTKLAVITDEGKIVEKWEIPTNTSNHGVSIIPDIAAAVKLKMTQMNLTKESVIGIGVGAPGPVNMQTGILYTGVNIGWDKPVALRDELSQQTGLPVVIENDANAAALGEMWKGAGGGARDVVCVTLGTGVGGGVIVNGDIAHGIKGAAGEIGHITAVPEGGYQCNCGKKGCLETVASATGVVRLAKEEMDKSNAVSALHKMMDEHNAITAKNVFDEAKNGDPAASAAVERLTFYLGLALANLGSALNPERIVIGGGVSKAGSILLDGITEKFKLYAFPTVAESTDIKIATLGNDAGVIGAAWLIKYKH; encoded by the coding sequence ATGAAGGCGGAATTTATTTTTGGTGTGGATATCGGCGGTACAACTACAAAACTTGCTGTCATTACAGATGAAGGAAAAATCGTTGAGAAGTGGGAGATCCCTACAAATACTTCAAATCATGGTGTCAGTATTATTCCTGATATTGCTGCGGCAGTAAAATTGAAAATGACACAGATGAATCTTACTAAAGAATCAGTTATTGGAATAGGTGTAGGCGCACCGGGACCTGTCAATATGCAGACTGGTATTTTGTATACAGGTGTAAATATTGGCTGGGACAAGCCGGTTGCACTGAGAGATGAGTTATCACAGCAGACAGGATTGCCTGTAGTGATTGAAAATGATGCAAATGCAGCTGCGCTCGGAGAAATGTGGAAAGGTGCAGGCGGAGGCGCAAGAGATGTTGTTTGTGTCACACTTGGGACCGGTGTTGGAGGCGGCGTCATTGTAAATGGAGACATTGCTCATGGCATCAAAGGAGCAGCCGGGGAGATCGGCCATATCACTGCAGTTCCGGAGGGCGGCTATCAGTGTAATTGTGGGAAGAAGGGCTGCCTTGAAACTGTAGCATCTGCAACGGGAGTAGTCAGGCTTGCAAAAGAAGAAATGGATAAGTCTAATGCTGTCTCAGCGCTTCACAAAATGATGGATGAGCACAACGCAATTACTGCTAAAAATGTCTTTGATGAAGCTAAAAACGGAGATCCTGCTGCTTCTGCTGCTGTTGAACGCCTGACATTCTATCTGGGGCTTGCACTTGCAAACTTGGGAAGTGCGTTAAATCCTGAAAGAATCGTGATTGGTGGTGGAGTATCTAAAGCAGGAAGTATCCTGCTTGATGGTATTACAGAGAAATTTAAGCTTTATGCATTTCCAACCGTAGCGGAATCAACAGACATAAAAATTGCTACGCTAGGAAACGATGCAGGCGTTATTGGTGCTGCATGGCTGATCAAATATAAACATTAA
- a CDS encoding 50S ribosomal protein L33 yields the protein MRVNITLACTETGDRNYITTKNKRNNPDRIELKKYSPRLKKVTLHRETK from the coding sequence ATGCGTGTAAACATTACTCTTGCTTGCACTGAAACTGGTGATCGTAACTACATCACTACTAAGAACAAGCGTAACAATCCAGATCGTATTGAACTTAAAAAATACAGTCCGCGCCTGAAGAAAGTGACGCTTCACCGCGAGACGAAATAA
- a CDS encoding PhoU family transcriptional regulator: MSVRERYDTELEVLNNKIVELGHFAQEALKDSLTALDNRDIEKSLFIMDEDVKANRIEEEINDLAILLIAKQQPVATDLRRIIVAIKIAADLERIADFAVNIAKSTIRMGNDSFVNSIDNIHQMYDITEQMIELVLEAYADEDVVKAKRIAELDDGVDELYGDTIKDLLSSSAAQPEKLAQITQLSFVCRYLERAADHVTNISENIFYLVKGKRYDLNK; the protein is encoded by the coding sequence TTGTCAGTCAGAGAACGGTATGATACTGAATTAGAAGTACTCAATAATAAAATTGTTGAATTAGGACACTTCGCACAAGAGGCATTGAAAGATTCTTTAACAGCATTAGATAATAGAGATATTGAAAAGTCTTTATTCATAATGGATGAAGATGTAAAAGCGAATAGAATTGAAGAAGAAATTAATGACCTGGCGATTTTGCTGATCGCCAAGCAGCAGCCGGTTGCAACGGATCTCAGAAGAATCATTGTTGCAATTAAGATTGCAGCTGATCTCGAACGAATTGCCGATTTTGCTGTGAATATTGCGAAATCAACAATTCGTATGGGAAATGACAGCTTTGTTAATTCAATTGATAATATTCATCAGATGTATGACATTACAGAGCAAATGATAGAGCTTGTTCTTGAAGCTTATGCAGATGAAGATGTTGTGAAAGCAAAAAGAATCGCTGAGCTTGATGATGGAGTAGATGAGCTTTATGGGGATACGATAAAAGACCTGCTTTCCTCAAGTGCAGCACAGCCAGAAAAACTTGCTCAAATTACACAGCTGTCTTTTGTCTGCCGCTATCTTGAGCGTGCAGCTGATCACGTTACAAATATTTCTGAGAATATTTTTTATCTTGTTAAAGGAAAAAGATACGATTTGAACAAATAA
- a CDS encoding phosphate ABC transporter ATP-binding protein has product MTTIVKPEVKQAEDTPVKKNKSSVYKTEQLNLWYGSNHALKNIDLDIKENEVTAIIGPSGCGKSTYIKTLNRMIETIPSVKTSGVINYRDKNIFDKEYQVEELRTKVGMVFQKPNPFPKSIYDNIAYGPRIHGIKNKKILDQIVEKSLRGAAIWDEVKDRLGENAYGLSGGQQQRICIARCLAIEPDVILMDEPTSALDPISTLKVEELVQDLKKDYSIIIVTHNMQQAARISDKTAFFLNGEVVEYDETNKIFSNPSDERTEDYISGRFG; this is encoded by the coding sequence ATGACAACGATTGTAAAGCCTGAAGTTAAACAAGCTGAAGATACTCCGGTAAAGAAAAATAAATCATCAGTTTACAAAACTGAGCAGTTAAACCTATGGTATGGATCAAATCATGCGCTAAAGAATATTGACCTGGATATTAAAGAAAATGAAGTGACAGCAATCATTGGGCCGTCCGGCTGTGGGAAATCAACTTACATTAAGACGCTTAACAGGATGATTGAAACAATCCCATCTGTTAAAACCTCAGGTGTAATTAATTATCGTGATAAAAATATCTTTGATAAAGAGTATCAGGTGGAAGAACTGCGCACGAAGGTAGGAATGGTTTTCCAAAAGCCGAATCCATTCCCAAAATCTATTTATGACAATATTGCATATGGACCTAGAATTCACGGGATTAAAAATAAAAAAATACTTGATCAGATCGTTGAAAAGTCTCTTCGTGGAGCAGCAATCTGGGATGAAGTTAAGGATCGTCTTGGTGAGAATGCGTACGGACTATCAGGTGGACAGCAGCAGCGTATCTGTATTGCAAGGTGTCTTGCAATCGAACCGGACGTTATTTTAATGGATGAGCCGACTTCAGCGCTTGACCCGATCTCAACATTAAAAGTAGAAGAACTCGTACAGGATCTAAAGAAAGATTACAGTATTATCATTGTCACACATAATATGCAGCAGGCTGCGCGTATTTCTGACAAGACGGCGTTTTTCCTAAATGGGGAAGTCGTAGAATATGATGAAACAAACAAGATCTTCTCAAACCCTTCAGATGAAAGAACAGAGGATTATATTTCAGGCAGATTTGGATAA